One Beggiatoa leptomitoformis DNA segment encodes these proteins:
- a CDS encoding cold-shock protein yields MQTGTVKWFNESKGFGFLAPNDGGKDVFIHFSTIQKDGFKTLREGQDVQFETKAGPKGLQTSVCIPL; encoded by the coding sequence ATGCAAACAGGCACTGTAAAGTGGTTTAACGAATCTAAGGGTTTTGGTTTCCTTGCCCCGAATGATGGCGGTAAGGATGTGTTTATCCACTTCTCTACTATTCAAAAAGATGGTTTCAAAACCCTACGTGAAGGGCAAGATGTTCAATTTGAAACCAAAGCGGGTCCTAAAGGCTTGCAGACATCCGTTTGCATTCCACTTTAA
- a CDS encoding cold-shock protein, translating into MQTGTVKWFNESKGFGFLAADDGGKDVFVHFSTIQSSGFKTLKEGQAVQFEAQMGPKGLQTSVCIPL; encoded by the coding sequence ATGCAAACAGGTACAGTTAAGTGGTTTAATGAGTCTAAAGGTTTTGGTTTTTTAGCAGCAGATGATGGTGGCAAGGACGTATTCGTCCATTTCTCTACCATTCAATCTAGCGGTTTCAAGACTTTAAAAGAAGGTCAAGCCGTTCAATTTGAAGCCCAAATGGGCCCTAAAGGCTTGCAAACCTCCGTTTGTATCCCTTTATAA
- a CDS encoding NAD(P)(+) transhydrogenase (Re/Si-specific) subunit beta has protein sequence MTAQLTDIQKTLQEQKEGLAHLEQLIGQGNTTGVSAPQSGWAMPVIEAVYFAAALLFILGLRKMSSPVTARGGIVWAGVGMVIATLVTFLTPNMHNFVLIILAIAIGSTLAWVTAKRVAMTDMPQMIALYNGMGGGAAAAIAAVELSKISQGTISVDLIVQILAIVGALIGSVAFSGSFIAFAKLQGWMKKTLRYPNQQLINLVLFVVLVLLGLVNLVIPNPYLVIIFFVLAIVFGVLMTLPIGGADMPVVISLFNALTGLAVGFEGFVIGNAAMIIAGTVVGASGTLLTQLMAKAMNRSLTNVLFKSFGDTGTTSGAEESVTGSLKPIEASDAAVMMAYAEQVVIIPGYGLAVAQAQHKIWELAKLLDERGVRVKFAIHPVAGRMPGHMNVLLAEAGVPYDMIFDLEEINEEFERTDVALVIGANDVVNPTARTNPESPIYGMPILNADKARNVIVIKRGQGTGFSGVENHLFYADNTRMLYGDGQAMASGLIQGIKAI, from the coding sequence GTGACTGCACAACTAACCGATATTCAAAAAACCCTACAAGAACAAAAAGAGGGTTTAGCACATTTAGAGCAGTTAATCGGACAAGGCAACACGACAGGCGTGTCTGCGCCACAAAGTGGTTGGGCAATGCCTGTTATTGAAGCGGTTTATTTTGCCGCTGCATTATTGTTTATTTTGGGCTTGCGTAAAATGAGTTCCCCCGTTACAGCCCGTGGGGGGATTGTCTGGGCTGGTGTTGGGATGGTGATTGCGACATTAGTCACTTTCTTAACTCCCAATATGCATAATTTTGTGTTGATTATTTTGGCTATTGCCATTGGTTCAACCCTTGCGTGGGTTACTGCAAAACGGGTTGCAATGACAGATATGCCACAAATGATTGCGTTATATAATGGCATGGGTGGCGGTGCAGCGGCGGCGATTGCAGCAGTCGAGCTGAGTAAAATTAGTCAGGGAACGATTTCGGTAGATTTAATCGTACAAATTTTGGCCATTGTGGGTGCATTAATTGGAAGCGTGGCTTTCTCTGGTTCGTTTATTGCGTTTGCCAAGTTGCAGGGTTGGATGAAGAAAACCTTGCGCTATCCAAATCAGCAATTGATTAATCTGGTGTTGTTTGTTGTTTTGGTGTTATTAGGATTGGTTAATTTAGTGATTCCTAATCCTTATTTAGTCATTATTTTCTTTGTGTTAGCCATTGTGTTCGGTGTATTAATGACCTTACCCATTGGTGGCGCAGATATGCCCGTTGTGATTTCATTATTTAACGCATTAACAGGTTTAGCCGTTGGTTTTGAAGGTTTTGTAATTGGGAACGCCGCGATGATTATCGCTGGTACTGTCGTGGGCGCGTCAGGTACATTACTCACACAGTTAATGGCAAAAGCCATGAATCGTTCTTTAACCAATGTGTTATTTAAATCTTTTGGTGATACGGGTACTACAAGCGGAGCTGAAGAATCAGTAACAGGGAGTTTAAAACCGATAGAAGCAAGCGATGCCGCCGTCATGATGGCGTATGCAGAGCAAGTGGTTATTATTCCTGGTTATGGACTAGCCGTTGCCCAAGCGCAACATAAAATTTGGGAGTTAGCAAAACTCTTAGATGAGCGTGGTGTGCGGGTTAAATTTGCAATTCACCCCGTTGCAGGACGAATGCCCGGACACATGAATGTGCTACTTGCCGAAGCGGGCGTACCATACGATATGATTTTTGATTTAGAAGAAATTAATGAAGAGTTTGAGCGGACCGATGTAGCATTAGTGATTGGTGCAAATGATGTTGTTAATCCAACTGCACGAACAAATCCTGAAAGCCCCATCTATGGAATGCCCATTCTAAATGCAGACAAAGCCAGAAATGTGATTGTTATCAAGCGTGGACAGGGAACGGGATTCTCTGGTGTAGAAAACCACCTGTTTTATGCGGATAACACACGGATGCTTTACGGCGATGGTCAAGCAATGGCATCTGGACTAATTCAAGGTATTAAAGCCATTTAA
- a CDS encoding cold-shock protein, translating into MQTGTVKWFNESKGFGFLAPDDGGKDVFVHFSTIQSGGFKTLKEGQAVQFEAQMGPKGLQTSVCIPL; encoded by the coding sequence ATGCAAACAGGTACAGTTAAGTGGTTTAACGAGTCTAAAGGTTTTGGTTTTCTCGCGCCTGATGACGGTGGTAAAGATGTATTCGTCCATTTTTCTACAATCCAATCTGGCGGTTTCAAGACTTTAAAAGAAGGTCAAGCCGTTCAATTTGAAGCCCAAATGGGTCCTAAAGGCTTGCAAACATCTGTTTGCATTCCTCTTTAA
- a CDS encoding cold-shock protein, translating into MQTGTVKWFNESKGFGFLAPDDGGKDVFVHFSTIQSGGFKTLKEGQAVQFEAQMGPKGLQTSVCIPL; encoded by the coding sequence ATGCAAACAGGTACAGTTAAGTGGTTTAATGAGTCTAAAGGTTTTGGTTTTCTCGCGCCTGATGACGGTGGTAAAGATGTATTCGTACATTTTTCTACAATCCAATCTGGTGGTTTCAAGACTTTAAAAGAAGGTCAAGCCGTTCAATTCGAAGCCCAAATGGGTCCTAAAGGCTTGCAAACATCTGTTTGCATTCCTCTTTAA
- a CDS encoding Re/Si-specific NAD(P)(+) transhydrogenase subunit alpha gives MPINVAVPTELAPEERRVALVPDVAGRLIKLGATVLIEKEMGQRAYFADAAYKDVQIVDTAIQLYAQADVVLKVSPPTEAEIEQMKAGTIVIGFMSPHRYPERVTKMRDKQITSLAMELVPRISRAQSMDALSSQAAVAGYKAVLQAADLSNVFFPMLTTAAGTIRPAKVLVIGAGVAGLQAIATARRLGAIVEGYDVRSATKEQVQSLGAKFVDTGLKAEGTGGYARELTTEEKQQQQDVLAKHIAAANVVITTAAIPGRPSPKIITTAMVEGMAAGAVVVDLAAEGGGNCELCQPGKTIVHNGVTIHAPLNVPSQMPTHASEMYAKNLFNLLSLFVKNGQLEINWQDEVIAGCTLTHAGEIKHAPTRALVEGVKS, from the coding sequence ATGCCCATTAATGTGGCAGTACCAACAGAACTTGCGCCAGAAGAACGGCGTGTAGCACTTGTGCCAGACGTAGCAGGACGCTTAATTAAATTAGGGGCGACTGTTTTAATTGAAAAAGAGATGGGTCAGCGGGCATATTTTGCTGATGCAGCATATAAAGATGTGCAGATTGTTGATACTGCCATCCAGTTGTACGCGCAAGCAGATGTTGTTTTAAAAGTGAGTCCGCCCACAGAAGCTGAAATCGAGCAGATGAAAGCAGGAACTATTGTCATCGGTTTTATGTCACCACATCGTTATCCTGAACGTGTCACAAAAATGCGTGATAAGCAAATCACCAGTTTAGCGATGGAGTTAGTCCCGCGTATTTCTCGGGCGCAGTCTATGGATGCGTTGTCTTCACAAGCGGCGGTTGCTGGGTATAAAGCTGTATTGCAAGCGGCTGATTTATCCAATGTATTCTTTCCTATGTTGACAACAGCGGCAGGTACAATTCGTCCTGCAAAAGTGTTGGTGATTGGTGCAGGTGTTGCGGGTTTACAGGCCATTGCGACAGCTCGGCGATTAGGCGCGATTGTCGAGGGGTATGATGTGCGTTCTGCAACAAAAGAGCAGGTGCAGTCATTGGGCGCAAAGTTTGTTGATACGGGGTTAAAAGCTGAGGGAACTGGTGGTTATGCCCGTGAGTTGACTACTGAGGAAAAACAGCAACAACAAGATGTGTTAGCAAAGCATATTGCTGCTGCGAATGTGGTGATTACAACAGCCGCTATTCCCGGTCGTCCTTCACCCAAAATCATTACAACAGCGATGGTGGAAGGAATGGCAGCGGGCGCGGTTGTTGTGGATTTAGCCGCTGAAGGAGGCGGAAATTGTGAGTTATGCCAACCGGGAAAAACGATTGTACATAACGGGGTTACGATTCACGCACCGTTAAATGTCCCCAGTCAAATGCCGACTCATGCAAGCGAGATGTATGCAAAGAATTTGTTTAATTTGTTATCGCTATTTGTAAAGAATGGTCAGTTAGAGATTAATTGGCAAGATGAAGTTATTGCTGGCTGTACACTGACACATGCGGGAGAAATTAAACACGCGCCGACACGGGCTTTAGTTGAGGGAGTAAAGTCATGA
- a CDS encoding NAD(P) transhydrogenase subunit alpha: MIEGFTALYIFMLAAFTGYEVISRVPVILHTPLMSGSNFVHGIVLVGAMIALGHAESTVEQLVGFVGVILAAGNAVGGYVVTERMLDMFKSSKGGAK, translated from the coding sequence ATGATTGAGGGATTCACCGCTTTATATATTTTTATGTTGGCCGCGTTTACGGGGTATGAGGTCATTTCTCGTGTTCCTGTGATTTTGCATACGCCATTGATGTCTGGTTCTAACTTTGTGCATGGTATTGTGTTGGTTGGGGCGATGATTGCATTGGGTCATGCTGAAAGCACAGTGGAACAACTTGTTGGATTTGTTGGGGTCATTCTTGCTGCGGGTAATGCTGTGGGCGGGTATGTGGTTACTGAACGGATGTTGGATATGTTCAAGAGTAGCAAGGGAGGTGCGAAGTGA
- a CDS encoding AAA family ATPase — MNLLTTYQNLSLLYESATSLVYRGTRLVDQQAIILKVLKEEYPSPDELTRYRQEYEITNFLKSEGVIKAYHLAKYQHSLVIELEDFGGESLKILLTQQTFSIETLLKIAVRIAGTLAEIHSANVIHKDINPSNIVFNPQTQQLKLIDFGISSQLPRETPILKNPYQLEGTLAYISPEQTGRMNRIIDYRTDFYAFGATLYELFTRQLPFTEEDPLALVYCHLAKTPIPPHQLNTNIPEVLSDIILKLMEKMAENRYQNAWGLQQDLARCVQDWQENKTIKKFIIGQQDITDKFHIPQKLYGRNKEITQLQNTFAHVCEGKTELLLVSGFSGVGKSFLINEVYKPLTEKQGYFISGKYDQYQRNIPYFALTQAFNEFCNYLLTENSEKLAYWKQQILTAVKNNGQVLIEIIPRLELVIGSQPAVSAVGAQEAQYRFNLVFQEFFRIISQANHPLVLFIDDLQWADSASLQLLKTMMNDNTRYYSLIIGAYRENEVNKTHPFIMMLTDIKQTTITHLSLANLTYVDINDFIVDALLCDMQDTHPLTELVYQKTQGNAFFTTAFLKTLHDEKLISFNTKQRYWEWNLSQIQAKNLTDNVLILMASKISKFPLLTQLVLQLAACIGNQFDLYTLSLINDLSAFSTLKQLWVAICEGLIIPLDTNYKLVQDISDVTANNLIASNTHFKFQHDKVQQAAYSLIPSADGMAIHLRIGRLLFANTTPKEQDDKLFDIVNQWNAGKTLITEPAEQIQLAELNCLAGEKAKASAAYLPALSYFQTGLTLLGEQCWQTHYSLTLRLSEQAAESAYLNTDFVQLQILTEQVLKQVTTLLDKVKIYHVMIQAYIAKNQPYQAVETALTILQLLDVHFPVKPKAWHIKASLWHTRWLLRGRAVETFTHHFQMTDPRHLAIMRILSSVSFASYYIKPDLFVLISLKLVQLSIKYGNTASSAIAYASCGLVLCYVTGEIELGYQFGKLALKILDQFPQNEFKAKTLFMFNNFIRFWKEHIKETLVPFQETYHLGLELGDLESGALSVFLYVCHAYCSGGRELNHLEKESAEYAKIIQQLKQDITLHRHAIYHQAILNLLGRTADPCLLSGDSFDEATALPLHQLNNNKTILFRFYSTKLMLCYWFENYTEALHCATLTTQYLEAGKALFIVPIFIFYDSLTQLQYFANSSPINKQVILRNIRLNQKKLKHWATHAPMNYLHKWWLVEAERWRVLGHDKECRAAYEQAISLAQTHEYWHEEALAHELAGKFYLARENIQLARFYLHGAHYGWMRWGALAKVRHLENRYPQFLSAKQHNTSNNILFTNITSNSEVSNTNSQKLDLLSVLKASQAMATEIVLPHLLTHLMKIVLENAGAQRGVLILDKQGQWFIEAEGKINPLKINVLQSTPLVLNHNTELPISIIHYVLRTQETVDLQNAAYEGQFTTDTYVTAHKAKSILCLPLINKGKLGGLLYLENQLTAGVFTLERSQVLSLLTAQLLISIDNARLYQSLRESEERFRVIAETTPIAFLLTRPVDGFILYANPQASLTFGIPNEDFVHSYTTMLYSNPSERTHILSQFSQMGSVRDYEVRMKRGDGQLIWVSLFVAPILFEQQQVLLSTYYDITDRKRMEQERLLLVQEREAKNTALRLNKEIQAQKEELSSTLARLQATQCQLIEAEKMAALGNLVAGVAHEINTPVGISITAASQLELNTEELQQQCEQNKLKRADLNNYLDNTVQISQLLLVNLHRTAELVNRFKQIAVEQSSEQQHTFYLKAHLNNILTSLQPYFHHTAHQVHIHCDDKLRIVSYSGILTQVFTHLITNSLTHGFHDITEGTIDITAQLDATHLTILYKDNGNGIPMVVQTHLFEPFVTTDRQHGKSGLGLHIVYNLVVHHLKGQIRYLHTTEQGTQFSLVIPCLADNF; from the coding sequence ATGAATTTGTTGACCACTTATCAAAACTTATCGCTTTTATATGAAAGTGCAACGTCCTTAGTTTATCGTGGCACGCGTCTTGTTGACCAACAGGCAATTATTCTAAAAGTCTTAAAAGAAGAATATCCATCACCCGATGAACTAACTCGCTATCGCCAAGAATATGAAATAACTAATTTTTTAAAAAGCGAAGGTGTTATTAAAGCTTATCATCTAGCAAAGTATCAACATTCTTTAGTTATAGAATTAGAAGATTTTGGCGGAGAATCGCTAAAAATCCTTCTAACACAACAAACATTTAGCATAGAAACACTGCTTAAAATCGCAGTTCGTATAGCAGGTACTTTGGCAGAAATTCATAGCGCAAATGTTATTCATAAAGACATAAATCCCAGCAATATTGTTTTTAATCCACAGACACAGCAACTAAAGCTCATCGATTTTGGGATTTCCAGCCAATTACCCCGTGAAACCCCCATCCTAAAAAATCCTTACCAATTAGAAGGTACACTGGCCTATATCTCGCCTGAACAAACAGGACGTATGAATCGTATTATTGATTATCGGACAGATTTTTACGCCTTTGGAGCGACGCTATACGAACTATTCACAAGACAATTACCATTTACCGAAGAAGACCCCTTAGCATTGGTCTATTGTCATCTGGCTAAAACACCCATTCCACCGCATCAACTGAATACCAATATTCCTGAAGTATTATCCGATATTATCCTAAAACTAATGGAAAAAATGGCAGAGAATCGCTATCAAAACGCATGGGGATTACAACAGGATTTAGCCCGCTGTGTGCAAGACTGGCAAGAAAATAAAACGATTAAAAAATTTATTATTGGACAACAAGATATAACTGATAAATTTCACATTCCACAAAAGTTATACGGTCGGAATAAAGAAATCACGCAACTACAGAACACTTTTGCACATGTTTGTGAGGGAAAAACCGAGTTATTGCTGGTCAGTGGTTTCTCAGGTGTGGGTAAGTCGTTTCTAATTAATGAAGTTTATAAACCACTGACTGAAAAACAAGGTTACTTCATTAGCGGAAAATATGACCAATATCAGCGTAATATTCCCTATTTTGCACTAACACAGGCATTTAATGAATTTTGTAATTATTTACTGACAGAAAATAGTGAAAAATTAGCCTATTGGAAACAACAAATTTTAACCGCTGTTAAAAATAATGGACAAGTTTTAATTGAAATTATTCCCCGCTTAGAATTAGTCATTGGGTCGCAACCTGCTGTTTCGGCAGTTGGGGCGCAAGAAGCACAATATCGATTTAATCTGGTTTTTCAAGAGTTTTTCCGCATTATTAGTCAAGCAAATCATCCGCTAGTGTTATTCATTGATGACTTACAATGGGCAGATTCTGCCTCGTTACAATTATTAAAAACTATGATGAATGATAACACTCGTTATTATTCTTTAATAATTGGGGCTTATCGTGAAAATGAGGTAAATAAAACACATCCATTCATAATGATGCTGACGGATATTAAACAAACAACAATTACACATCTTTCTTTAGCTAATTTAACTTATGTAGATATTAATGATTTTATTGTAGATGCCCTATTATGCGATATGCAGGATACGCATCCATTAACCGAGCTGGTTTATCAAAAAACGCAAGGTAATGCGTTTTTTACAACGGCTTTTTTAAAAACATTACATGATGAGAAATTAATCAGTTTTAATACAAAACAACGTTATTGGGAGTGGAATTTATCACAAATTCAGGCAAAAAATTTAACTGATAATGTCCTGATTTTAATGGCAAGTAAAATTTCAAAATTTCCACTACTCACTCAATTAGTTTTACAACTCGCTGCATGTATTGGCAATCAATTTGATTTATATACCTTATCGCTAATAAATGACCTTTCTGCTTTTTCAACCTTAAAACAATTATGGGTTGCGATTTGTGAAGGATTAATTATTCCATTAGACACAAACTATAAATTAGTGCAAGACATTAGCGATGTAACGGCTAATAATCTTATTGCAAGCAATACACACTTTAAATTTCAACATGATAAAGTTCAACAAGCCGCCTATTCACTCATTCCCTCAGCCGACGGTATGGCTATTCATTTACGCATAGGGCGTTTACTCTTTGCCAATACGACACCCAAAGAACAAGACGATAAATTATTTGATATTGTTAATCAATGGAATGCAGGAAAAACCCTTATTACCGAACCTGCCGAACAAATACAATTAGCCGAGTTGAACTGTTTAGCGGGCGAAAAAGCTAAAGCTTCTGCCGCTTATTTACCCGCGCTTTCTTATTTTCAAACAGGACTCACACTATTAGGCGAACAGTGTTGGCAAACACACTACAGCCTGACCTTGCGCTTGAGCGAACAAGCGGCTGAATCAGCTTATTTAAATACTGATTTTGTTCAACTACAGATACTTACCGAACAAGTATTAAAACAAGTAACCACATTACTAGATAAAGTTAAAATTTATCATGTGATGATTCAAGCCTATATCGCTAAAAACCAACCATATCAAGCAGTAGAAACTGCACTGACTATTTTGCAATTACTAGATGTACATTTTCCTGTAAAACCAAAGGCTTGGCATATTAAAGCCAGCTTATGGCATACCCGTTGGCTATTACGTGGACGTGCAGTAGAAACGTTTACACATCATTTTCAGATGACTGACCCAAGACATCTCGCTATCATGCGAATTTTGTCTAGTGTCAGTTTTGCAAGCTATTACATAAAACCTGATTTATTTGTGCTTATTTCATTAAAACTAGTACAACTCTCTATAAAATATGGTAATACAGCTTCTTCTGCCATTGCTTATGCCAGTTGTGGCTTGGTCTTATGCTACGTCACGGGGGAAATTGAATTAGGCTATCAATTCGGTAAGTTAGCGTTAAAAATCTTAGATCAGTTTCCACAGAATGAATTTAAAGCCAAAACACTTTTTATGTTTAATAATTTCATTCGCTTCTGGAAAGAACATATTAAAGAAACATTAGTACCTTTCCAAGAAACCTACCATCTGGGGCTAGAATTAGGTGATTTAGAATCAGGCGCATTATCTGTTTTTTTATACGTTTGCCATGCGTATTGTTCAGGTGGACGGGAATTAAATCATTTAGAAAAAGAAAGTGCTGAATACGCAAAGATTATACAACAATTAAAACAAGATATTACACTACATCGCCATGCCATTTATCATCAAGCAATTTTAAATTTATTAGGTCGCACGGCTGACCCTTGTCTATTAAGCGGTGATAGCTTTGATGAGGCAACCGCATTACCATTACATCAATTAAATAACAATAAAACTATCTTATTCCGTTTTTATTCGACCAAACTCATGTTGTGTTATTGGTTTGAAAATTATACAGAAGCCTTACACTGTGCGACGCTAACGACACAGTACTTAGAAGCAGGAAAAGCTTTATTTATTGTACCTATTTTTATTTTCTACGATTCATTAACACAATTACAATATTTTGCTAATTCATCCCCCATTAATAAGCAAGTTATTTTACGTAATATAAGGTTAAATCAGAAAAAACTTAAACATTGGGCAACACATGCACCGATGAACTATTTACATAAATGGTGGTTAGTTGAGGCAGAACGTTGGCGGGTGTTGGGGCATGATAAAGAGTGTCGAGCTGCTTATGAGCAAGCAATTAGCCTTGCACAAACACATGAATATTGGCATGAAGAAGCCTTAGCGCATGAGTTAGCAGGTAAATTTTATTTAGCCCGCGAGAATATTCAACTTGCTCGTTTTTATCTACACGGTGCGCATTATGGCTGGATGCGGTGGGGCGCGCTTGCCAAAGTACGACATTTAGAAAACCGTTACCCACAGTTTTTATCTGCTAAACAACATAATACATCTAATAATATCTTATTTACCAACATCACCAGTAACAGTGAAGTCAGCAACACCAACTCGCAAAAACTAGATTTGCTCAGTGTATTAAAAGCCTCGCAAGCGATGGCAACGGAAATTGTTTTACCCCATTTACTCACGCATTTAATGAAAATCGTGTTAGAAAATGCAGGGGCGCAACGGGGTGTATTGATATTAGACAAACAAGGGCAATGGTTTATTGAAGCAGAGGGAAAAATAAATCCTTTGAAAATAAATGTATTACAGTCAACCCCTTTAGTGTTAAATCATAATACGGAATTACCTATTTCAATTATTCATTATGTCTTACGCACACAGGAAACCGTGGATTTACAAAATGCGGCGTATGAAGGACAATTTACAACCGATACCTATGTTACCGCACATAAAGCCAAATCTATTTTGTGCTTACCCTTAATTAATAAAGGAAAATTAGGTGGACTTTTATATTTAGAAAATCAATTAACCGCAGGCGTTTTTACACTAGAACGGTCACAAGTTTTAAGTTTATTAACTGCACAACTACTTATTTCTATTGATAATGCCAGACTGTATCAATCACTACGTGAAAGTGAAGAACGGTTTCGAGTAATTGCAGAAACAACACCGATTGCTTTTTTACTGACGCGCCCTGTGGATGGCTTTATTTTATACGCCAACCCACAAGCCAGTTTAACTTTTGGTATTCCTAATGAAGATTTTGTCCATTCATATACAACAATGTTATATAGCAATCCCAGCGAAAGAACACATATTCTCTCGCAATTTAGCCAAATGGGTTCAGTACGGGATTATGAAGTACGTATGAAGCGGGGTGATGGGCAACTTATTTGGGTATCCCTGTTTGTTGCACCTATTTTATTTGAACAACAACAAGTATTACTTAGCACTTATTATGATATTACCGACCGCAAACGTATGGAACAAGAACGTTTATTATTGGTGCAAGAACGCGAAGCAAAAAACACAGCCTTACGCTTAAATAAAGAAATTCAAGCGCAAAAAGAGGAGCTTTCTAGCACTCTCGCCCGTTTACAAGCGACACAATGCCAGTTAATAGAAGCTGAAAAAATGGCAGCATTAGGGAATTTGGTTGCAGGTGTTGCCCATGAAATAAATACCCCTGTTGGTATTAGTATTACAGCAGCATCACAATTAGAATTAAATACTGAAGAATTACAACAACAATGCGAACAAAATAAATTAAAACGTGCGGATTTAAATAATTATTTAGACAATACAGTACAAATTAGCCAGCTATTACTCGTTAATCTTCATCGTACTGCGGAATTGGTAAATCGGTTTAAACAAATTGCGGTTGAACAATCTAGCGAACAACAACATACATTTTATCTAAAAGCACATTTGAATAACATTTTAACCAGTTTGCAGCCTTATTTTCATCATACCGCTCATCAGGTACATATTCATTGCGATGATAAGCTACGTATTGTCAGTTATTCTGGCATTCTGACCCAAGTTTTTACGCATTTAATTACAAACTCTTTAACGCATGGTTTTCATGATATAACGGAAGGTACTATCGACATTACTGCCCAACTAGACGCGACACATCTCACTATTCTTTATAAAGATAATGGTAATGGCATTCCAATGGTGGTACAAACACATTTATTTGAACCTTTTGTCACAACTGACCGTCAACATGGTAAAAGTGGATTAGGATTACATATTGTTTACAATCTTGTTGTTCATCATTTGAAAGGACAAATTCGTTATTTACACACAACAGAACAAGGCACACAATTTTCTTTAGTCATCCCTTGCTTAGCTGATAATTTTTAG
- a CDS encoding cold-shock protein: MQTGTIKWFDKTRGYGFIAPEDGSRDVLIHYSSIREEGFQSLNEGQKVEFESQLGPKGPQATVCVPYS; this comes from the coding sequence ATGCAGACGGGAACCATTAAATGGTTTGACAAGACCAGAGGATATGGCTTTATAGCACCAGAGGATGGCAGTCGGGATGTGCTTATACACTACTCGTCTATTAGAGAAGAAGGCTTTCAATCCCTCAATGAAGGGCAAAAAGTTGAGTTTGAGTCACAACTAGGTCCAAAAGGACCGCAAGCTACTGTTTGTGTGCCATACTCGTAA
- a CDS encoding cold-shock protein, translating into MQTGTVKWFNESKGFGFLAPDDGGKDVFVHFSTIQSGGFKTLKEGQAVQFEAQMGPKGLQTSVCIPL; encoded by the coding sequence ATGCAAACAGGTACAGTTAAGTGGTTTAATGAGTCTAAAGGTTTTGGTTTTCTCGCGCCTGATGACGGTGGTAAAGATGTATTCGTACATTTTTCTACAATCCAATCTGGCGGTTTCAAGACTTTAAAAGAAGGTCAAGCCGTTCAATTCGAAGCCCAAATGGGCCCTAAAGGCTTGCAAACATCTGTTTGCATTCCTCTTTAA
- a CDS encoding cold-shock protein → MQTGTVKWFNESKGFGFLAPDDGSKDVFVHFSTIQSGGFKTLKEGQAVQFEAQMGPKGLQTSVCIPL, encoded by the coding sequence ATGCAAACAGGCACTGTAAAGTGGTTTAACGAATCAAAGGGTTTTGGTTTCCTTGCGCCTGATGACGGCAGCAAAGATGTGTTTGTCCATTTCTCTACAATCCAATCCGGCGGTTTTAAGACTTTAAAAGAAGGTCAAGCCGTTCAATTTGAAGCCCAAATGGGCCCTAAAGGCTTGCAAACATCTGTTTGCATTCCTCTTTAA